The region CCGAAGCCCTGGCCCGGCGGGGACTGTCCGCTGTCCTGCTCGAGACACCGGGCCAGGGTGATACGCGCATGGCCGGCGGACTCCACCTCGACGGGAACGTCGACCGAGCCTTCAGCGCTGCCCTCGACGCCGTGCGTGCCCGTACCGGCTACGACGGCCGGTACGGGGTGTGGGGAAACAGCTTCGGTGGACTGCTCGCCGCCCGTGCCGCGGTGCACGACAGCCGTTTCGGCGCGTGCTGCGTCAACGGGGCCGACGCGAAGCCGGAGCCACTGCCGTTCCGGACCGCACGCGAACAATCGCGGGCGCTCCTGGGCGTCGACACCGACGACGAAGCCGCGGCCGTCTTCCGCACTTTGTGGCTCGACCCGGCGGTCGAGCGCACGAGCGCCGCGATGCTCGTGCTGCACGGCGGCAACGACCCGCTGGTCAGCCTGGATCAGCAGAAGGTGTTCCTCGACCTGTCGGCGCATCCCACCCTGCGGGTTTGGGACGACGGCGACCACACCATGTACAACCACTCGGCCGAGCGCACGGAGTTTGTCTGTGACTGGTTCCGTGCCCAGCTCGGCCGCGCGTGACCCAGGCGACCACACATCCGACTCCCAACAGCTCACAAGACCATTGAGGTGACCATGAAAGCTATTGCACTCCCGCGTTACGGCGGCGCGGACGACCTGGAGCTCACGGAACAGCCGACACCGGCGGTCGCGCCCGGGGAATTCCTGGTCCGGGTCAAGGCAGCCGGAGTGAACCCGGCCGACGAAAAGATCGCCGTGGGCAATCTCGACGGCATCATGGTGACCCACTTTCCCCTCATCCCGGGCTTCGAGATGGCCGGCGTCGTCGAGGCTCGCGGTTTCGGCGCCACCGAGTTCGAGATCGGCGACGAGGTGATCGGCTTCGTCCTCAAGGACTGGGCGCAGAACGGCGCCTACGCCGAACTGGTTTCAGCCCCGGTCCGCACGCTGGCACGCAAGCCGGAGTCCTGGGACTGGCTGCATGCGGCGTGTCTGCCACTGAACGGGCTGACGGCTTACCAGGCCATCAAACGCATCAACATCAGCGAGGGCGACACCGTCCTGATCCACGGGGCCGCAGGTGGGGTCGGCTCGCTCGCCGTGCAGATCGCCGCCATCCGGGGCGCACACGTCATCGGCACCGCCAGCGAGCGCAACCACGACTACCTGCGTGAACTCGGCGCCACACCGATCACCTACGGAGAAGGACTGGCCGACCGGGTGCGCGAGCTCGCGCCAGAGGGCGTCGACGCGGCGCTCGACTTCTACGGCGGGGACGCGGTGGCCGTCTCGCGGAAGGTCTTGAAGGATCCCGCCCGGGTCGCCTCCGTGGCCGACATCACCGCTCCCGAACAGGGTGGCCAATTGGTGTGGGCACGCGCGAACGCCGACGAACTGACGGAGGTGGCTGCGCTCGCCGAGTCCGGGAAGTTGTCCGTCCCCGTGAATCGCTCCTTCCCGCTGGAGCAGGCCGCCGACGCCTGGCGGATGCTCCACGCGGACAGCCGCGCCCGCGGCCGGATCGTACTGGACATCGACGCCACCTGAGGTGATCTTCCGGCACGCACACGCTCCGGTGTAAGCGAAGGGTTGGGACACATGAAGCTTGCAGATGAACCCCGCACATCCACGACCACGCCGGATGCCGTGGATGCGGATGTCCTCATCATCGGGTACGGCCCGGTCGGTCAGACCCTGGCTGCTCTACTGGGGGCGTCGGGGCACCGCGTGCTGGTGTGCGAACGGCGGGTCGGGCGCTACGAGACGCCGCGGGCCGGACACTTCGATCACGAAATCATGCGCGTCTTTCAGTCTTTGGGCGTTGCCGACGATGTAAGGCGCATTGCCGAACCAGCTCGTGTGTATGAATTCCTCGATCCCGACGGAGGCGTGATCTCTCGGCTGCCGAGGGAATGGAGCGCTCCCTCCGGCTGGGACGCGTCGTACCACTTCTACCAGCCGGAACTCGAGGATGCCCTGGACGCGGCAGTCCGCGGAGCATCCACTGCGGACGTTCGTTTCGGTGCGGAGCTGGTCGACCTGCGCCAGGGGGCCGACCACGTGGTGGTGACGTTGGCAGACGGCGACGTCGTCACCGCTCGCTATGTGGTCGGGGCAGACGGCGCCAACAGCGCGGTACGCACGCTCTGCGGCATTCCGACGGAAGATCTCGGTTTCCGGGGCGACTGGCTGGTCGTTGACGTCCGGCCTCGGCCTGGCGCCCCGACCCTGGACATCCCGGACACCGGCCAGGTACTCGACCCCGCGAGGCCGAACCACATGGGCCGGGTGGCTCAGCGGTACTTCCGCTGGGAGTTCATGCTCGTCGAGGGCGACGATCCCACCGAGATGGTGAAGCCGGAACGCGTCTGGGAGTTGCTCAGGCCCTGGATCGGCCCACAGGAGGGGGAGGTGATCCGGCAGACTGTCTACCAGTTCCGATCCATCGTGGCCGATACGTTCCGCCACCGGTCGGTTCTGCTTGCCGGTGACGCTGCTCACGTCATGCCGCCATTCCTCGGACAGGGCATGAGCTCCGGCATCCGAGACGCCGCAACCCTCGGCTGGATGCTCGACCTCGTGCTGACCGGCGCCGCGGACCCGAAGCTGCTGGACCTGTACACGCTCTCGAGAAGGCCACAGGTCATCGACTACATCGAAGAGTCGGTGCGGGTCGGGACCGTCGTCTGCGAGACCGACCCCGTTCGTGCGGCGCAACGTCGTGAGGAGATGCGGTCGGCGACCGAGCTTCCGCCACCGTTCGAGCCGCCTGTCGGCGCAGGCTTCCGAGACGGACAACCACTGGCCGGCCACTTGGCCGTACAGCCCTTTCTGCGTACGAGCGGCGGGAA is a window of Streptomyces violaceusniger Tu 4113 DNA encoding:
- a CDS encoding alpha/beta hydrolase, which codes for MDAPISAEDPAKLRAALLRAMPLSRMLDYGMDHGDAVHLANAAVSEPWHEVATRLAEAQLTRAEAAADRGDVETAVACYRRATASLIFAQMAFNTDHPAKRALYVRLTRAYQAAAELDTELRVERLSIPFRQSHCTAWFVSRSGARPGPTVVIVGGQSGWGPAFHRQAEALARRGLSAVLLETPGQGDTRMAGGLHLDGNVDRAFSAALDAVRARTGYDGRYGVWGNSFGGLLAARAAVHDSRFGACCVNGADAKPEPLPFRTAREQSRALLGVDTDDEAAAVFRTLWLDPAVERTSAAMLVLHGGNDPLVSLDQQKVFLDLSAHPTLRVWDDGDHTMYNHSAERTEFVCDWFRAQLGRA
- a CDS encoding NADP-dependent oxidoreductase is translated as MKAIALPRYGGADDLELTEQPTPAVAPGEFLVRVKAAGVNPADEKIAVGNLDGIMVTHFPLIPGFEMAGVVEARGFGATEFEIGDEVIGFVLKDWAQNGAYAELVSAPVRTLARKPESWDWLHAACLPLNGLTAYQAIKRINISEGDTVLIHGAAGGVGSLAVQIAAIRGAHVIGTASERNHDYLRELGATPITYGEGLADRVRELAPEGVDAALDFYGGDAVAVSRKVLKDPARVASVADITAPEQGGQLVWARANADELTEVAALAESGKLSVPVNRSFPLEQAADAWRMLHADSRARGRIVLDIDAT
- a CDS encoding bifunctional 3-(3-hydroxy-phenyl)propionate/3-hydroxycinnamic acid hydroxylase, whose product is MKLADEPRTSTTTPDAVDADVLIIGYGPVGQTLAALLGASGHRVLVCERRVGRYETPRAGHFDHEIMRVFQSLGVADDVRRIAEPARVYEFLDPDGGVISRLPREWSAPSGWDASYHFYQPELEDALDAAVRGASTADVRFGAELVDLRQGADHVVVTLADGDVVTARYVVGADGANSAVRTLCGIPTEDLGFRGDWLVVDVRPRPGAPTLDIPDTGQVLDPARPNHMGRVAQRYFRWEFMLVEGDDPTEMVKPERVWELLRPWIGPQEGEVIRQTVYQFRSIVADTFRHRSVLLAGDAAHVMPPFLGQGMSSGIRDAATLGWMLDLVLTGAADPKLLDLYTLSRRPQVIDYIEESVRVGTVVCETDPVRAAQRREEMRSATELPPPFEPPVGAGFRDGQPLAGHLAVQPFLRTSGGKTERSDDVLGHGFTLFSLVEPDAATTAAVSDLERAIGLRSVVVGAEGVQEEGEALNDWLKESGVVAVLVRPDFYVFGTATGLSEVVGLLASLRACLSLV